GGCTTTCGCCCGGCTGATTTTGAGTCAACTGCGTTTGCCATTTCGCCACAGCGGCATAAGAAACATTATACAATTTAAACTTAAACTACTTACTTAAGTTCTTGTCTTGCAACATATCAACTACTTCATGATCATGAGTTGCTTTTGGTTTTGTAATTGAATCTGAAATTAGTGAACTAGCTTTATTAATGCTATAAGACATACGAATAGCATTTTCATAAATACTTCTTGTCATATATTCTTTTTCACTTTGATTATATTCCCGATTGATCATTAATTCAGAAAAACCAATAATAGTAGAAAGAGAAGAATTTAATTCTCTAATTAACCAACTTAAATCTTTATTGTTTATAAAACAAGGATTCTTTTCAAAGAAAGGAGTTGTAGTTATAGAACTTGAAATATCTTCTGATTTTTTAATGCGATCAGGGTCACGAATATAAATTAATGACATTGCAAAAACATAAGAACTCATGAAAAATAATAATTTAAATCCATTCAGCAATGTAATACTTGAAATTCCAAAAGTTATAATATAAGCAAAAACTAAACCTGTCCCAAATAATTGATTTAAAACTATTCCTCTTTTTGCTCTTTCTTTTTGAACTTCTGGATCTCTTATGTAGACTACTGTAAGACTAACTAATAATGAAGCCATAAAATATATTAACTCTAAACCATTTAAAATTACTTGTGCAGAAATACCATACATTGCACAATACATAAATATTAGAAATGCACCTATTGCTTGATTGCTTAATATGCTATTTCTCACAAGTGTTTTAACTTGTTTGTCTGCTTTCCACATTTGTTTTTACTCTTACTATTTCAATTTAAGTTTACACACCATTTAAGGACATTACATAGTTGGATAACCCTCATTAATAAATTTCAAGGGATAAATGCTCTATCTATAATTTTAAAGATTAAAATATTTTCATTGTACAGGCAGTTAACCCTAACAAATATTAATTAGCTTGTGTTTTCCCTAAAGTTATTGGAACCGTTAACCTTGCTCCATCTCTAATTATTTTTAAATTAATTACAACACCAGGTTTTTTAGATTCAATATAATCTAAAAGATCATCAAGTGTTTCAATATCTTTTCCATCAATACCAACTATTAAATCAGCTTTTGATCTATCAATTGATCTGTATTCTATAGCTCCAGCTCTTTGTATTATAACTTTTGGGCCTTTAATGCCAGCCCTTTCAGCTGGACCATCTGGTTCTAGCTGAGTTACTAATAAACCTTGGCCAGTTTCGTAAACTTGTAATATTCCAATATTTGATCTAATTACATATCCATATGTTATTAAGTCATTAATTATTCTTTTTACAATGTTTATGGGAATTGCAAAACCAATTCCAGAGCTTTGTCCAACCTTACTTACAATTGCTGTGTTTACTCCAATAACTTGACCTGTATTGTTTAATAATGGCCCACCAGAATTGCCTGGATTAATTGCAGCATCGGTTTGAATGATTCCTTTAATTAATCTACCACTTTCTGATCTTAAAGATCTTCCAAGACTACTTATTACTCCTGTTGTTAATGTTCTTTCAAGTCCGAACGGATTTCCAATAGCTAAAACTTTTTGGCCGACTTTTAATCCAGTACTGGAACCTAACTGGACAGGATAAAGTTTGTTTGATGGAATTTTAATTTTAATTACAGCTAAGTCATTACTTGGATCTACACCAACAAGTGATGCATTATATTGTTGTCCATTGTATAAAGTTACAACAAACTCTTTTGCATTTTCTACTACATGATAGTTTGTAACTATGTGTCCTTTGTTGTCAATTACAAATCCTGAACCACTTCCTTCTGTTGGTACAGCAAGCAAGAAAAATTCATCCACTTGATATCCATGAGTAGTTATGTTTATAACAGATTTATTTACCTTTTCATAAACATCAATATTGTTTTTTTCATCCTGAAGGAAAAATTTTTCTTGAGCAAAAACAAAATGACAATTAAAAACAATCGATAACAATAAAATTGGTAACAATTTATTTAATCTTGCAAGCAGATTGTAATTCTTTTCCTGCATACTTAGCATCTTTCCCTAGTTGTTCTTCAATGCGAAGAAGCTGGTTATACTTTGCTATTCTGTCTATTCTTGCTGGTGCACCTGTCTTAATTTGACCACAGGAAGTAGCAACAGCTAAATCACTTATAAAAGAATCTTCTGTCTCTCCACTTCTATGGCTTATCACACATTTGTAATCGTTTGATTTTGCTAGTGCTATGGTTTCAAGTGTTTCAGTTAAAGTACCAATCTGGTTTAGTTTAATTAAAATTGCATTTGCGCAATTTTCACTTATACCTCTTTTTAGTCTTTTTGTATTGGTTACAAATAAATCATCTCCAACAATTTGTACTTTCTTTCCTAAAACTTTTGTAATATTTGCCCAT
This genomic stretch from Candidatus Melainabacteria bacterium harbors:
- a CDS encoding trypsin-like peptidase domain-containing protein, giving the protein MQEKNYNLLARLNKLLPILLLSIVFNCHFVFAQEKFFLQDEKNNIDVYEKVNKSVINITTHGYQVDEFFLLAVPTEGSGSGFVIDNKGHIVTNYHVVENAKEFVVTLYNGQQYNASLVGVDPSNDLAVIKIKIPSNKLYPVQLGSSTGLKVGQKVLAIGNPFGLERTLTTGVISSLGRSLRSESGRLIKGIIQTDAAINPGNSGGPLLNNTGQVIGVNTAIVSKVGQSSGIGFAIPINIVKRIINDLITYGYVIRSNIGILQVYETGQGLLVTQLEPDGPAERAGIKGPKVIIQRAGAIEYRSIDRSKADLIVGIDGKDIETLDDLLDYIESKKPGVVINLKIIRDGARLTVPITLGKTQAN